A single window of Crassostrea angulata isolate pt1a10 chromosome 8, ASM2561291v2, whole genome shotgun sequence DNA harbors:
- the LOC128161475 gene encoding heat shock 70 kDa protein 12A-like isoform X1 has protein sequence MAEHIQMDNAQPKDYLIVGAIDFGTTFSGYAFSTKHDFFKDPRNLGNISIKHWVDPISTMPYNKTSTCILFTEEKIFDKFGFEAEAKYLDLILDNEHENWYFFRRFKMSLYEIQSEVQEIIVEDETGKTMSARKVFSESLRFLVNSLFDEVRKQQADIKMTDIRWVVTVPAIWSDPAKAFMRKSAIEAGIDSGMLTIALEPEAAALYVKHLPVGKRISDDFETFAPGSKYIVVDVGGGTVDITAHEVLGDGHVRELIKATGGNWGGTKVDEEYMDFIKRLIGEDTARYIDENIPSVFFEASREFEMAKRTIKPNSDCKFNVRIPSQFGETYSLVHCGRELKSVKTVFTKYEKHMTVSFTGDKVRLKSKDAEDFFAESITKIADYLSELIQLNGVNDITTIILVGGYAESPMLIERIKSRFSHMRVIIPKEAAWSILFGAVIFGHSPNLIKHRRSKYTYGICVNKKFKPSEHDEKHKYEENGEFRCWGLFSKLVEIDEIVSVGEYRKIDRHFHIKDCKEEGNFKLYASTLKNPKYVDEEDCFYIGHILSPGHEFLPKHIIYIDVCFGETQIMFLAQQPRSNKFFLCYLGD, from the exons ATGGCAGAACAT ATTCAGATGGATAACGCACAACCAAAGGATTATCTCATAGTGGGGGCAATCGACTTTGGAACAACATTCTCAGGATACGCTTTTTCCACAaagcatgatttttttaaagacccAAGAAACCTAGGGAACATTAGCATAAAGCACTGGGTGGATCCTATCAGCACAATGCCGTATAACAAAACCTCCACATGcattttgttcactgaagaaaaaatattcgaCAAATTTGGTTTTGAGGCAGAGGCTAAATATTTGGACCTGATACTTGACAATGaacatgaaaattggtattttttCAGAAGATTTAAAATGTCTCTTTACGAAATACAg TCAGAAGTCCAAGAAATAATAGTTGAAGATGAAACTGGAAAGACTATGTCTGCTCGAAAAGTGTTTTCCGAATCACTCAGATTTTTAGTGAATTCACTGTTTGATGAAGTGAGGAAACAACAAGCCGATATTAAAATGACTGATATAAGATGGGTTGTCACAGTGCCAGCAATCTGGTCTGATCCCGCAAAAGCATTTATGAGGAAATCTGCAATAGAG GCTGGAATAGACTCTGGTATGTTGACGATAGCTTTAGAACCTGAAGCTGCGGCTCTGTATGTTAAACATCTTCCTGTAGGGAAAAGAATTTCTGACGACTTCGAGACATTTGCTCCCGGCTCAAAATACATTGTTGTGGATGTTGGGG GGGGTACAGTTGATATAACTGCGCACGAGGTGCTGGGGGACGGTCACGTCAGAGAACTTATTAAAGCAACTGGAGGGAACTGGGGAGGCACAAAGGTGGACGAAGAATATATGGATTTTATCAAACGCCTCATTGGTGAAGATACTGCAAGGTACATTGATGAAAACATACCAAGTGTATTTTTTGAAGCTTCTAGGGAGTTTGAAATGGCCAAAAGAACAATCAAACCCAATTCCGACTGCAAATTTAATGTCAGGATTCCCTCTCAATTTGGGGAAACCTACTCTTTAGTACATTGCGGTAGAGAGTTGAAATCAGTAAAAAcagtctttacaaaatatgaaaaacatatgACCGTTTCATTTACTGGAGACAAAGTCCGATTGAAATCAAAGGATGCCGAAGATTTCTTTGCTGAATCGATAACAAAAATTGCTGATTATCTTTCAGAACTTATTCAGCTAAATGGTGTAAATGACATTACTACTATTATTCTTGTTGGTGGCTATGCAGAGTCTCCAATGCTTATTGAGAGAATTAAATCCAGGTTTTCTCACATGCGCGTAATCATCCCTAAAGAAGCAGCATGGTCAATTTTGTTTGGCGCAGTCATTTTCGGTCACAGTCCCAACCTTATAAAACATAGACGAAGCAAGTATACCTACGGCATTTGCGTAAACAAAAAGTTCAAGCCTTCTGAACACGATGAAAAAcataaatatgaagaaaatggAGAATTTCGATGTTGGGGGCTTTTTAGTAAACTAGTAGAGATCGATGAAATTGTATCGGTCGGAGAATACAGAAAAATTGATaggcattttcatataaaagacTGTAAAGAGGAAGGGAACTTCAAATTGTACGCTAGTACATtgaaaaatccaaaatatgtaGATGAGGAAGATTGTTTCTACATCGGGCATATTTTGTCGCCTGGTCATGAGTTTCTTCCCAAACACATCATTTACATCGATGTGTGTTTTGGAGAAACGCAAATCATGTTCTTAGCACAGCAACCAAGAAGTAATAAATTTTTTCTTTGCTATCTTGGAGATTGA
- the LOC128161475 gene encoding heat shock 70 kDa protein 12B-like isoform X5 has protein sequence MAEHIQMDNAQPKDYLIVGAIDFGTTFSGYAFSTKHDFFKDPRNLGNISIKHWVDPISTMPYNKTSTCILFTEEKIFDKFGFEAEAKYLDLILDNEHENWYFFRRFKMSLYEIQSEVQEIIVEDETGKTMSARKVFSESLRFLVNSLFDEVRKQQADIKMTDIRWVVTVPAIWSDPAKAFMRKSAIEAGIDSGMLTIALEPEAAALYVKHLPVGKRISDDFETFAPGSKYIVVDVGGMGVQLI, from the exons ATGGCAGAACAT ATTCAGATGGATAACGCACAACCAAAGGATTATCTCATAGTGGGGGCAATCGACTTTGGAACAACATTCTCAGGATACGCTTTTTCCACAaagcatgatttttttaaagacccAAGAAACCTAGGGAACATTAGCATAAAGCACTGGGTGGATCCTATCAGCACAATGCCGTATAACAAAACCTCCACATGcattttgttcactgaagaaaaaatattcgaCAAATTTGGTTTTGAGGCAGAGGCTAAATATTTGGACCTGATACTTGACAATGaacatgaaaattggtattttttCAGAAGATTTAAAATGTCTCTTTACGAAATACAg TCAGAAGTCCAAGAAATAATAGTTGAAGATGAAACTGGAAAGACTATGTCTGCTCGAAAAGTGTTTTCCGAATCACTCAGATTTTTAGTGAATTCACTGTTTGATGAAGTGAGGAAACAACAAGCCGATATTAAAATGACTGATATAAGATGGGTTGTCACAGTGCCAGCAATCTGGTCTGATCCCGCAAAAGCATTTATGAGGAAATCTGCAATAGAG GCTGGAATAGACTCTGGTATGTTGACGATAGCTTTAGAACCTGAAGCTGCGGCTCTGTATGTTAAACATCTTCCTGTAGGGAAAAGAATTTCTGACGACTTCGAGACATTTGCTCCCGGCTCAAAATACATTGTTGTGGATGTTGGGGGTATG GGGGTACAGTTGATATAA
- the LOC128161475 gene encoding heat shock 70 kDa protein 12B-like isoform X4, translated as MAEHIQMDNAQPKDYLIVGAIDFGTTFSGYAFSTKHDFFKDPRNLGNISIKHWVDPISTMPYNKTSTCILFTEEKIFDKFGFEAEAKYLDLILDNEHENWYFFRRFKMSLYEIQSEVQEIIVEDETGKTMSARKVFSESLRFLVNSLFDEVRKQQADIKMTDIRWVVTVPAIWSDPAKAFMRKSAIEAGIDSGMLTIALEPEAAALYVKHLPVGKRISDDFETFAPGSKYIVVDVGDYDKKMELRPTI; from the exons ATGGCAGAACAT ATTCAGATGGATAACGCACAACCAAAGGATTATCTCATAGTGGGGGCAATCGACTTTGGAACAACATTCTCAGGATACGCTTTTTCCACAaagcatgatttttttaaagacccAAGAAACCTAGGGAACATTAGCATAAAGCACTGGGTGGATCCTATCAGCACAATGCCGTATAACAAAACCTCCACATGcattttgttcactgaagaaaaaatattcgaCAAATTTGGTTTTGAGGCAGAGGCTAAATATTTGGACCTGATACTTGACAATGaacatgaaaattggtattttttCAGAAGATTTAAAATGTCTCTTTACGAAATACAg TCAGAAGTCCAAGAAATAATAGTTGAAGATGAAACTGGAAAGACTATGTCTGCTCGAAAAGTGTTTTCCGAATCACTCAGATTTTTAGTGAATTCACTGTTTGATGAAGTGAGGAAACAACAAGCCGATATTAAAATGACTGATATAAGATGGGTTGTCACAGTGCCAGCAATCTGGTCTGATCCCGCAAAAGCATTTATGAGGAAATCTGCAATAGAG GCTGGAATAGACTCTGGTATGTTGACGATAGCTTTAGAACCTGAAGCTGCGGCTCTGTATGTTAAACATCTTCCTGTAGGGAAAAGAATTTCTGACGACTTCGAGACATTTGCTCCCGGCTCAAAATACATTGTTGTGGATGTTGGGG actatgacaaaaagatggagctcagacccactatataa
- the LOC128161475 gene encoding heat shock 70 kDa protein 12A-like isoform X3 yields MAEHIQMDNAQPKDYLIVGAIDFGTTFSGYAFSTKHDFFKDPRNLGNISIKHWVDPISTMPYNKTSTCILFTEEKIFDKFGFEAEAKYLDLILDNEHENWYFFRRFKMSLYEIQAGIDSGMLTIALEPEAAALYVKHLPVGKRISDDFETFAPGSKYIVVDVGGGTVDITAHEVLGDGHVRELIKATGGNWGGTKVDEEYMDFIKRLIGEDTARYIDENIPSVFFEASREFEMAKRTIKPNSDCKFNVRIPSQFGETYSLVHCGRELKSVKTVFTKYEKHMTVSFTGDKVRLKSKDAEDFFAESITKIADYLSELIQLNGVNDITTIILVGGYAESPMLIERIKSRFSHMRVIIPKEAAWSILFGAVIFGHSPNLIKHRRSKYTYGICVNKKFKPSEHDEKHKYEENGEFRCWGLFSKLVEIDEIVSVGEYRKIDRHFHIKDCKEEGNFKLYASTLKNPKYVDEEDCFYIGHILSPGHEFLPKHIIYIDVCFGETQIMFLAQQPRSNKFFLCYLGD; encoded by the exons ATGGCAGAACAT ATTCAGATGGATAACGCACAACCAAAGGATTATCTCATAGTGGGGGCAATCGACTTTGGAACAACATTCTCAGGATACGCTTTTTCCACAaagcatgatttttttaaagacccAAGAAACCTAGGGAACATTAGCATAAAGCACTGGGTGGATCCTATCAGCACAATGCCGTATAACAAAACCTCCACATGcattttgttcactgaagaaaaaatattcgaCAAATTTGGTTTTGAGGCAGAGGCTAAATATTTGGACCTGATACTTGACAATGaacatgaaaattggtattttttCAGAAGATTTAAAATGTCTCTTTACGAAATACAg GCTGGAATAGACTCTGGTATGTTGACGATAGCTTTAGAACCTGAAGCTGCGGCTCTGTATGTTAAACATCTTCCTGTAGGGAAAAGAATTTCTGACGACTTCGAGACATTTGCTCCCGGCTCAAAATACATTGTTGTGGATGTTGGGG GGGGTACAGTTGATATAACTGCGCACGAGGTGCTGGGGGACGGTCACGTCAGAGAACTTATTAAAGCAACTGGAGGGAACTGGGGAGGCACAAAGGTGGACGAAGAATATATGGATTTTATCAAACGCCTCATTGGTGAAGATACTGCAAGGTACATTGATGAAAACATACCAAGTGTATTTTTTGAAGCTTCTAGGGAGTTTGAAATGGCCAAAAGAACAATCAAACCCAATTCCGACTGCAAATTTAATGTCAGGATTCCCTCTCAATTTGGGGAAACCTACTCTTTAGTACATTGCGGTAGAGAGTTGAAATCAGTAAAAAcagtctttacaaaatatgaaaaacatatgACCGTTTCATTTACTGGAGACAAAGTCCGATTGAAATCAAAGGATGCCGAAGATTTCTTTGCTGAATCGATAACAAAAATTGCTGATTATCTTTCAGAACTTATTCAGCTAAATGGTGTAAATGACATTACTACTATTATTCTTGTTGGTGGCTATGCAGAGTCTCCAATGCTTATTGAGAGAATTAAATCCAGGTTTTCTCACATGCGCGTAATCATCCCTAAAGAAGCAGCATGGTCAATTTTGTTTGGCGCAGTCATTTTCGGTCACAGTCCCAACCTTATAAAACATAGACGAAGCAAGTATACCTACGGCATTTGCGTAAACAAAAAGTTCAAGCCTTCTGAACACGATGAAAAAcataaatatgaagaaaatggAGAATTTCGATGTTGGGGGCTTTTTAGTAAACTAGTAGAGATCGATGAAATTGTATCGGTCGGAGAATACAGAAAAATTGATaggcattttcatataaaagacTGTAAAGAGGAAGGGAACTTCAAATTGTACGCTAGTACATtgaaaaatccaaaatatgtaGATGAGGAAGATTGTTTCTACATCGGGCATATTTTGTCGCCTGGTCATGAGTTTCTTCCCAAACACATCATTTACATCGATGTGTGTTTTGGAGAAACGCAAATCATGTTCTTAGCACAGCAACCAAGAAGTAATAAATTTTTTCTTTGCTATCTTGGAGATTGA
- the LOC128161475 gene encoding heat shock 70 kDa protein 12A-like isoform X2: MDNAQPKDYLIVGAIDFGTTFSGYAFSTKHDFFKDPRNLGNISIKHWVDPISTMPYNKTSTCILFTEEKIFDKFGFEAEAKYLDLILDNEHENWYFFRRFKMSLYEIQSEVQEIIVEDETGKTMSARKVFSESLRFLVNSLFDEVRKQQADIKMTDIRWVVTVPAIWSDPAKAFMRKSAIEAGIDSGMLTIALEPEAAALYVKHLPVGKRISDDFETFAPGSKYIVVDVGGGTVDITAHEVLGDGHVRELIKATGGNWGGTKVDEEYMDFIKRLIGEDTARYIDENIPSVFFEASREFEMAKRTIKPNSDCKFNVRIPSQFGETYSLVHCGRELKSVKTVFTKYEKHMTVSFTGDKVRLKSKDAEDFFAESITKIADYLSELIQLNGVNDITTIILVGGYAESPMLIERIKSRFSHMRVIIPKEAAWSILFGAVIFGHSPNLIKHRRSKYTYGICVNKKFKPSEHDEKHKYEENGEFRCWGLFSKLVEIDEIVSVGEYRKIDRHFHIKDCKEEGNFKLYASTLKNPKYVDEEDCFYIGHILSPGHEFLPKHIIYIDVCFGETQIMFLAQQPRSNKFFLCYLGD, translated from the exons ATGGATAACGCACAACCAAAGGATTATCTCATAGTGGGGGCAATCGACTTTGGAACAACATTCTCAGGATACGCTTTTTCCACAaagcatgatttttttaaagacccAAGAAACCTAGGGAACATTAGCATAAAGCACTGGGTGGATCCTATCAGCACAATGCCGTATAACAAAACCTCCACATGcattttgttcactgaagaaaaaatattcgaCAAATTTGGTTTTGAGGCAGAGGCTAAATATTTGGACCTGATACTTGACAATGaacatgaaaattggtattttttCAGAAGATTTAAAATGTCTCTTTACGAAATACAg TCAGAAGTCCAAGAAATAATAGTTGAAGATGAAACTGGAAAGACTATGTCTGCTCGAAAAGTGTTTTCCGAATCACTCAGATTTTTAGTGAATTCACTGTTTGATGAAGTGAGGAAACAACAAGCCGATATTAAAATGACTGATATAAGATGGGTTGTCACAGTGCCAGCAATCTGGTCTGATCCCGCAAAAGCATTTATGAGGAAATCTGCAATAGAG GCTGGAATAGACTCTGGTATGTTGACGATAGCTTTAGAACCTGAAGCTGCGGCTCTGTATGTTAAACATCTTCCTGTAGGGAAAAGAATTTCTGACGACTTCGAGACATTTGCTCCCGGCTCAAAATACATTGTTGTGGATGTTGGGG GGGGTACAGTTGATATAACTGCGCACGAGGTGCTGGGGGACGGTCACGTCAGAGAACTTATTAAAGCAACTGGAGGGAACTGGGGAGGCACAAAGGTGGACGAAGAATATATGGATTTTATCAAACGCCTCATTGGTGAAGATACTGCAAGGTACATTGATGAAAACATACCAAGTGTATTTTTTGAAGCTTCTAGGGAGTTTGAAATGGCCAAAAGAACAATCAAACCCAATTCCGACTGCAAATTTAATGTCAGGATTCCCTCTCAATTTGGGGAAACCTACTCTTTAGTACATTGCGGTAGAGAGTTGAAATCAGTAAAAAcagtctttacaaaatatgaaaaacatatgACCGTTTCATTTACTGGAGACAAAGTCCGATTGAAATCAAAGGATGCCGAAGATTTCTTTGCTGAATCGATAACAAAAATTGCTGATTATCTTTCAGAACTTATTCAGCTAAATGGTGTAAATGACATTACTACTATTATTCTTGTTGGTGGCTATGCAGAGTCTCCAATGCTTATTGAGAGAATTAAATCCAGGTTTTCTCACATGCGCGTAATCATCCCTAAAGAAGCAGCATGGTCAATTTTGTTTGGCGCAGTCATTTTCGGTCACAGTCCCAACCTTATAAAACATAGACGAAGCAAGTATACCTACGGCATTTGCGTAAACAAAAAGTTCAAGCCTTCTGAACACGATGAAAAAcataaatatgaagaaaatggAGAATTTCGATGTTGGGGGCTTTTTAGTAAACTAGTAGAGATCGATGAAATTGTATCGGTCGGAGAATACAGAAAAATTGATaggcattttcatataaaagacTGTAAAGAGGAAGGGAACTTCAAATTGTACGCTAGTACATtgaaaaatccaaaatatgtaGATGAGGAAGATTGTTTCTACATCGGGCATATTTTGTCGCCTGGTCATGAGTTTCTTCCCAAACACATCATTTACATCGATGTGTGTTTTGGAGAAACGCAAATCATGTTCTTAGCACAGCAACCAAGAAGTAATAAATTTTTTCTTTGCTATCTTGGAGATTGA